The following are encoded in a window of Lichenicola cladoniae genomic DNA:
- a CDS encoding bifunctional YncE family protein/alkaline phosphatase family protein, which yields MKNCFRRHPYAGLFALTLVVPGLAPIMSAQAAPSSERVVGPQKNGSIVASDNQLLTPAGTLVDLGSPVVAKAVAINPRKRTRSAAVLLMNAAQPIIVFNTVTGEVIQRYIPTTLNGTTFSSNSNGSFTGVSYSADGSKLLFSQDNNFVAVANVDPFSGRLTPAFSVTLPSPPANPKLYDSFSANAGGVVVADGSLGLVALNANNTVGIINLFNGTLVSETPVGNAPNSIVTKGDFAYVSNEGGRRATDSDFTNLSDGTPIVVDRTDAFATTGTVSVINLHSGLVTKTIKVGLHPAGMAKSGSLIYVANSYSDTISVIDTDLQKVVRTIDVGVPIKGGAFGAGANGIAIVGTTAYVTLGQSNAVAAVDLTNDSKNRVLGYIPTAYFPTSIAYDKATRQLVVCDDKGIGAQGSIGTAHGVSAFNTHQETGVVNLIPIPDRIELAKMTEKVIRNNHWNSENIKVGPEYADASAKPVAIPEHIGEPSLIKHVFLIIKENRTYDQMLGDLPQANGDPSLAVFAANVPNQHAFVKRFPLIDNMYAPSRQSADGHPWIVESGSFYSNDILSPDWIRSYPGGNSNDALTYTQQGFLWSGAEKKGLNVKMYGEWSSGYTINPKADGSQYTWADFYNTSLFKETDGRQGRMIVPDNSDTESAEIPSVTKILDQHYPSFNLDIPDQYRADYYIQKFQAQEAAGKVPNLTIIWLPDDHTNGTTTGNPLPNNYQADNDLALGRIVEAISNSKAWSKSAIFVEEDDSQDGVDHVDGHRQPVYLISPYSVAPQSPGIGKVIHTTYTQENINRTIENILGLAPLTQFDLTAAPMFDCFQNTADLTPFVHVPATTPLNIGPGGTPIAGTGSANYAMKMTRMQKAWNLASNQMTRGKQGKADSVDENFLNHVIWYSATDWKRPYPGEAKIQWPARLVTAASHKAVVKDD from the coding sequence ATGAAAAACTGTTTTAGAAGGCATCCCTACGCGGGCTTGTTTGCCTTGACGCTTGTCGTTCCGGGTCTTGCGCCAATTATGAGCGCTCAGGCAGCACCGTCGAGCGAACGGGTGGTTGGCCCTCAGAAGAATGGTTCGATCGTCGCATCGGACAACCAACTGCTGACGCCTGCGGGAACATTGGTCGATCTGGGATCACCGGTGGTTGCGAAAGCGGTCGCGATCAATCCTCGCAAGCGGACTCGAAGCGCAGCGGTCCTTCTGATGAACGCCGCGCAGCCGATCATCGTATTCAATACGGTAACCGGAGAGGTCATCCAGCGCTACATCCCGACAACTCTGAACGGCACGACGTTTTCGAGCAACAGCAACGGCTCCTTCACCGGCGTATCCTACTCGGCCGATGGGTCCAAGCTGCTGTTCAGCCAGGACAATAATTTCGTCGCGGTCGCGAATGTTGATCCATTCAGCGGCAGGCTGACCCCGGCATTCAGCGTCACCCTGCCTTCCCCGCCGGCAAATCCAAAACTCTACGACAGCTTTTCCGCCAACGCCGGAGGCGTCGTGGTGGCGGACGGCTCACTCGGCCTCGTCGCGCTCAATGCGAACAACACAGTCGGAATTATCAATCTCTTCAACGGGACCCTTGTATCGGAGACACCGGTCGGCAACGCTCCCAACAGCATCGTGACCAAAGGCGACTTCGCCTATGTGAGCAACGAGGGTGGTCGGCGCGCGACCGACTCCGACTTCACCAACCTGTCGGATGGAACCCCGATCGTCGTCGATCGGACAGATGCGTTTGCGACGACCGGAACGGTATCGGTTATCAACCTTCATAGCGGCCTTGTTACCAAGACGATCAAAGTCGGACTTCATCCGGCTGGCATGGCCAAGTCCGGCTCGCTGATCTATGTCGCGAACTCCTACTCGGACACGATCTCGGTCATCGATACAGACCTTCAGAAGGTGGTGCGGACCATCGATGTCGGGGTTCCGATCAAGGGCGGTGCATTTGGTGCAGGCGCAAACGGCATCGCGATCGTCGGCACCACAGCTTACGTTACGCTCGGCCAGTCCAATGCCGTCGCCGCTGTCGATCTGACCAACGATTCCAAGAATCGCGTTCTCGGCTACATCCCGACGGCGTATTTCCCGACATCGATTGCCTACGACAAGGCGACCCGCCAACTGGTGGTTTGCGACGATAAAGGTATCGGCGCGCAGGGATCGATCGGAACGGCGCACGGCGTGAGCGCGTTCAACACGCACCAGGAAACGGGTGTGGTAAACCTGATCCCGATACCGGACCGGATAGAGCTTGCCAAGATGACGGAGAAGGTCATCAGGAATAACCATTGGAATTCCGAGAATATCAAGGTCGGCCCGGAATATGCCGATGCCTCGGCCAAGCCAGTTGCGATTCCCGAGCATATCGGCGAGCCATCGCTTATCAAGCACGTCTTCCTGATCATCAAGGAGAACCGGACCTACGACCAGATGCTGGGCGACCTTCCGCAGGCTAACGGCGACCCGAGCCTTGCCGTGTTCGCGGCGAACGTGCCAAATCAGCATGCTTTCGTGAAGCGGTTTCCGTTGATCGACAACATGTATGCACCCAGCCGTCAGTCGGCGGATGGTCACCCTTGGATCGTTGAGTCCGGCTCGTTCTATTCCAACGACATCCTCTCTCCGGACTGGATCCGCAGCTATCCGGGCGGCAACAGCAACGACGCGCTCACTTACACCCAACAGGGATTTCTGTGGTCCGGTGCGGAGAAGAAAGGCCTCAACGTCAAGATGTATGGCGAGTGGAGCTCCGGCTACACGATCAACCCAAAGGCCGACGGAAGCCAATATACGTGGGCAGACTTTTACAATACATCGCTCTTCAAGGAGACCGATGGCCGGCAGGGCCGCATGATCGTTCCTGACAATTCCGATACCGAGTCCGCCGAGATCCCCTCGGTCACCAAAATCCTGGACCAGCACTACCCTTCATTCAACCTGGATATTCCGGATCAATACCGGGCCGATTACTACATCCAGAAGTTCCAGGCGCAGGAAGCGGCTGGCAAGGTTCCTAACCTGACGATCATCTGGCTGCCGGATGATCACACGAACGGAACCACAACCGGCAACCCGCTGCCGAACAACTATCAGGCTGACAACGACCTGGCCCTCGGCCGTATCGTCGAAGCGATCAGCAACAGCAAAGCCTGGTCAAAGAGCGCGATTTTTGTGGAGGAAGACGATAGTCAGGACGGTGTCGACCATGTCGACGGTCACCGCCAGCCGGTCTATCTCATCAGTCCCTACAGCGTCGCGCCGCAGAGCCCCGGTATCGGTAAGGTAATCCATACGACGTATACGCAGGAAAATATCAATCGCACGATCGAGAACATCCTCGGCCTTGCGCCGCTGACCCAGTTCGATCTGACGGCCGCCCCGATGTTCGACTGCTTCCAGAACACGGCCGATCTGACGCCGTTCGTCCATGTTCCGGCGACGACACCGCTGAACATCGGTCCAGGTGGAACGCCGATCGCCGGCACCGGGTCGGCGAACTACGCGATGAAGATGACTCGGATGCAGAAAGCCTGGAACCTGGCCTCTAACCAGATGACGCGTGGAAAGCAGGGCAAGGCCGACTCTGTCGACGAAAACTTCCTGAACCACGTCATCTGGTATTCCGCGACCGACTGGAAACGGCCTTACCCGGGCGAGGCGAAGATCCAGTGGCCTGCTCGTCTGGTCACTGCGGCATCGCACAAGGCAGTCGTCAAAGACGATTGA
- a CDS encoding TonB-dependent receptor, with amino-acid sequence MVIVLLILPTSSWAQQSGEVERVQVLGSLTNDSRIAAPTSTPLSATQPTSVFNSSYIQANVPPQSDYAQIVALAPSVLAIEQNGPGNAFSGDVSIRGFQDGQYNVTLDGIPFGDSNNYTHHTSAYFMNRDLGQVSVDRGPGTASTIGDATFGGTIGLQSKAPAEHAALTPYAAGGSFNTTLFGGELDTGTLPGGGSAVFDGEHTSSDGALTFAGAARTNVFGKYVSPLGAYTTLTVVGMYNTIDQNFARGASRAQIALYGPSYGFSNDPRLQNYYKYNANHAHSDFNYVGLQSSLSSVWSIEDKVYTYGYNLKGTRGIDVSNTTSPGTTYSKDGVPGTAQNNQYRAFGDTLQIKRLFAYGDAKVGVWVEHQANAYSQANIDLARGNLLSPNSFKAFTYLDHEDLLTLQPYLELDLHPFPGLTITPGLKYDIFQRSLNAQVNTGGQGPLNYTRTYSAPLPAVTVHYMIDPHWSAYAQYAQGFLAPSLNYVQVPDPTASTVSPQKTSNYQLGSSWQTALLTMSADIYYIDFSNMIASRNVGVNTIYFNQGAVDYYGVEADATLAVGHGFSLYANGSGNSAKNRATHQPVANAPEATAAGGILYSGHGISASLLDRWVGSRYGDTGLKQGLDPFNQLDAAVSYTVHQHGHPWVVRLQFNNLLDSRKIDQFDLYAGPKQTPIYYTQAGRSVFASVEFPL; translated from the coding sequence ATGGTCATCGTCCTCCTTATATTGCCGACCTCATCATGGGCCCAGCAATCCGGCGAGGTCGAGCGGGTGCAGGTTCTGGGCAGCCTGACCAATGATTCGCGGATCGCTGCACCGACAAGCACGCCGCTGAGCGCCACCCAGCCCACATCAGTCTTCAATTCGAGCTACATCCAGGCAAACGTGCCGCCGCAGTCGGACTACGCGCAGATTGTCGCTCTGGCGCCCAGCGTTCTGGCTATCGAGCAGAACGGCCCCGGTAACGCCTTCTCCGGGGATGTCAGCATCCGAGGCTTCCAGGATGGCCAATACAACGTGACGCTCGACGGTATCCCATTCGGTGACTCTAACAACTACACGCACCATACCTCGGCCTATTTCATGAACCGCGACCTCGGACAGGTGTCGGTGGATCGTGGACCGGGCACTGCCTCGACGATCGGCGATGCGACCTTCGGGGGGACGATCGGCCTGCAGAGCAAGGCGCCTGCGGAACATGCGGCGCTGACGCCGTATGCCGCCGGCGGCAGTTTCAACACGACATTGTTCGGAGGCGAGCTCGATACCGGAACGCTTCCTGGTGGCGGGTCGGCGGTCTTCGACGGGGAACACACCTCCAGCGACGGCGCGCTCACGTTTGCGGGAGCGGCACGGACGAATGTGTTTGGAAAATACGTCTCGCCACTCGGCGCCTACACCACGCTGACCGTGGTCGGAATGTACAACACCATCGACCAGAATTTCGCGCGCGGCGCATCGCGGGCGCAGATTGCATTATATGGCCCGAGTTACGGCTTCTCGAACGATCCCCGTCTACAGAACTACTACAAATACAACGCCAATCACGCACATTCCGATTTCAATTATGTCGGCCTTCAGTCGTCGCTCTCCAGCGTGTGGTCGATCGAGGACAAGGTCTACACCTACGGCTACAACCTGAAGGGAACGCGAGGGATCGACGTTTCCAATACGACGTCGCCCGGCACGACCTATTCCAAGGACGGCGTGCCTGGAACGGCGCAGAACAACCAGTATAGGGCATTCGGCGACACGCTCCAGATCAAGCGGCTGTTTGCGTACGGCGACGCCAAGGTCGGCGTCTGGGTCGAGCACCAGGCCAACGCATACTCGCAGGCCAACATCGATCTGGCGCGCGGCAACCTGCTGAGCCCGAACAGCTTCAAGGCATTCACCTACCTCGATCACGAGGATCTGCTGACTCTCCAACCCTATCTTGAGCTCGATCTGCATCCGTTTCCGGGGCTGACGATCACCCCGGGTCTCAAATACGACATCTTCCAAAGATCGTTGAACGCCCAAGTGAACACAGGAGGCCAGGGCCCGCTGAATTACACAAGAACCTATAGCGCACCGCTCCCGGCAGTCACCGTGCACTACATGATCGACCCACACTGGTCGGCCTATGCGCAATATGCGCAGGGTTTCCTGGCACCGAGCCTGAACTACGTCCAGGTGCCCGATCCGACGGCAAGCACCGTCAGCCCGCAGAAGACGTCCAACTACCAGCTCGGCAGCAGCTGGCAGACGGCACTGCTGACCATGTCGGCCGACATCTACTACATCGATTTCTCGAACATGATCGCGAGCCGCAACGTCGGCGTGAACACCATCTACTTCAACCAGGGTGCCGTCGACTATTACGGCGTCGAGGCCGATGCGACCCTGGCCGTCGGTCACGGCTTCAGCCTCTATGCCAACGGCAGCGGCAACTCCGCGAAGAACCGGGCCACGCATCAGCCGGTCGCCAACGCACCGGAAGCCACCGCGGCCGGCGGCATCCTCTATTCCGGGCATGGCATTTCCGCCTCCCTGCTCGATAGATGGGTCGGCAGCCGCTACGGTGATACCGGCTTGAAGCAGGGGCTGGATCCGTTCAACCAACTCGATGCGGCCGTGTCCTATACCGTGCATCAGCATGGTCATCCGTGGGTGGTCCGGCTGCAGTTCAACAACCTGCTGGATAGCCGCAAGATCGACCAGTTCGACCTGTATGCAGGCCCCAAGCAGACGCCGATCTACTACACCCAGGCCGGCCGAAGCGTGTTCGCATCGGTCGAATTCCCGTTGTGA
- a CDS encoding ABC transporter substrate-binding protein produces MKAFRGGRACIRPVQLRILSACLAVGMAASMFVLWPASEDSNLVIYSAMGPPGALIPAFEKASGLRVTYINMGGGPLQARIYAEGAHPRWNVAWFAGDAAMAALDQAGLLVRHASSDADWTGAGTAQPVWTEAAHAVLPSDGSYAPSGLTLAGVFVTLRSSPVPARNWQSLPSYPGAVGMVSPVASGTAYPVLSAMMEATGGVASGHTLLLALRQHDLGIAASNPLLLGQLRAGDISLAVLPSETAYTAAKRDPAIRVTLPEPAGVMPAVLGVSVRASPAARRAAGLFVRFLLTAEGQRLIRTSTAEGLGWAPVDHIAAPADLPPLRSLVLVHPDADLWGQREGSEVGWFRREITG; encoded by the coding sequence GTGAAGGCGTTTCGCGGTGGCAGGGCCTGCATCCGGCCGGTCCAGCTGCGAATTCTGAGCGCCTGTCTTGCCGTCGGCATGGCCGCCTCGATGTTCGTGCTCTGGCCTGCCAGCGAAGACAGCAACCTCGTTATCTACTCGGCAATGGGCCCGCCCGGCGCGCTGATCCCCGCCTTCGAGAAGGCCAGCGGCCTGCGCGTCACCTATATCAACATGGGAGGGGGCCCGCTGCAGGCGCGGATCTACGCAGAGGGCGCGCACCCGCGCTGGAACGTCGCCTGGTTCGCCGGCGATGCCGCGATGGCGGCACTCGACCAGGCCGGCCTGCTGGTCCGGCACGCATCATCGGATGCGGACTGGACCGGTGCCGGCACCGCTCAGCCCGTCTGGACGGAAGCGGCACATGCCGTCCTGCCCTCGGATGGTTCCTATGCGCCGAGCGGCCTCACGCTGGCGGGCGTGTTCGTCACGTTGCGATCGAGCCCGGTTCCGGCACGCAACTGGCAGTCGCTGCCGTCCTATCCCGGCGCCGTCGGAATGGTCAGTCCGGTCGCTTCAGGCACTGCCTATCCGGTGCTTTCGGCAATGATGGAGGCCACCGGCGGTGTCGCATCCGGCCATACCCTGCTGCTCGCACTCCGCCAACACGATCTGGGGATCGCCGCATCCAATCCGCTCCTGCTCGGTCAGCTTCGTGCCGGCGACATCTCGCTCGCCGTGCTGCCCAGCGAGACCGCCTACACCGCGGCGAAACGCGATCCTGCAATCCGGGTCACGCTTCCCGAGCCGGCGGGCGTAATGCCCGCGGTGCTCGGTGTCAGCGTCAGGGCCAGCCCGGCTGCCAGGCGGGCGGCAGGGTTGTTTGTCCGGTTCCTGCTGACGGCGGAGGGGCAGCGACTGATCCGGACATCCACCGCCGAGGGGCTGGGCTGGGCCCCGGTCGATCATATCGCCGCACCGGCCGACCTGCCGCCGCTGCGTTCCCTCGTGCTCGTCCATCCCGATGCGGACCTCTGGGGGCAGCGGGAGGGAAGCGAGGTCGGCTGGTTCCGCCGAGAGATCACAGGGTGA
- a CDS encoding ABC transporter permease: protein MILRRLSSVIIASTACLVTAPLLRFLLIPLVPWFGLGMAPPVGDGPGLGNAAANSVLLAGLAVLCALPPALWFGFMLERRAWSGRGALIGVLWLVFLLPGYLVAAGWQIVLGTHLLPLPASLALDLHAALLGWPGLVGITTLKGLPVATLAARSGWSSSRRELREATLLHVATRRQRLLLNLRLVLPAIAPGLLIVFVESTQDYGVASVLGSRLHRPLLVTEVYASLANWPISWPRAAWAADLLVGIALLPLLARLVLPGLGSGTQVREGRVALARASLVQNVFGWLALAILLLLGAGVPLLALAGDALTPDTSTMPAGAWRSLLIAALYAFVASVSALGLASFLVAQRRASPFWRLLTWLPVANMAVPGIVVAAAYVIAFNGPPLPLTNTPLALLLAETATQMPVLALLLLEPVRSRLASSGDVARVHGIPLSTRIERIYLPPLLRPLAWAWALAFCRLFFELPLAQMLAPAGAEPVAVVLVQMQQGLHFGSEARLALIGMLSCGVLVGLVLLLAERSR, encoded by the coding sequence GTGATCCTGCGTCGCCTGTCGTCGGTCATCATTGCCAGCACCGCATGTCTCGTCACCGCCCCCCTGCTACGGTTCCTGCTGATCCCGCTTGTGCCCTGGTTCGGGCTCGGCATGGCCCCACCGGTAGGAGATGGGCCTGGCCTCGGTAACGCTGCCGCCAACTCCGTGCTGCTGGCGGGGCTTGCCGTGCTGTGCGCGCTTCCGCCGGCACTCTGGTTCGGCTTCATGCTCGAACGGCGGGCATGGTCCGGCCGTGGCGCGTTGATCGGCGTCTTGTGGCTGGTGTTCCTGCTGCCGGGCTATCTCGTCGCCGCGGGATGGCAGATCGTGCTCGGAACCCATCTGCTTCCGCTTCCCGCGTCGCTCGCTCTCGACCTGCATGCGGCTTTGCTCGGCTGGCCCGGCCTGGTCGGGATCACGACCCTCAAGGGCCTGCCGGTGGCAACGCTTGCCGCGCGCAGCGGCTGGTCTTCCAGCAGGCGGGAATTGCGGGAAGCGACCCTGCTGCACGTGGCAACGCGCCGGCAGCGCCTCCTGCTGAACCTGCGCCTGGTGCTGCCGGCGATCGCACCGGGCCTGCTGATCGTGTTCGTGGAATCGACCCAGGATTACGGGGTTGCCAGCGTGCTGGGCAGCCGGCTGCACAGGCCGCTGCTCGTCACCGAAGTCTATGCCAGCCTGGCCAACTGGCCGATCTCCTGGCCAAGGGCAGCCTGGGCGGCCGATCTCCTGGTCGGGATCGCCTTGCTTCCGTTGCTGGCGCGGCTTGTCTTGCCCGGTCTCGGATCCGGCACGCAGGTTCGCGAAGGTCGGGTCGCCCTGGCGCGAGCTTCCCTGGTCCAGAACGTGTTCGGCTGGCTCGCACTGGCTATTCTGCTGCTCCTGGGCGCCGGTGTCCCGCTGCTGGCACTGGCTGGCGACGCTCTGACGCCGGACACGTCGACGATGCCGGCCGGCGCGTGGCGATCGTTGCTGATCGCGGCACTCTACGCGTTCGTGGCGTCGGTATCGGCGCTCGGCCTTGCGTCCTTCCTGGTCGCACAGCGCAGGGCTTCGCCGTTCTGGCGGCTGCTGACGTGGCTGCCGGTGGCGAACATGGCCGTTCCCGGGATCGTGGTCGCGGCGGCGTATGTGATCGCTTTCAATGGTCCACCGCTGCCGCTGACCAACACGCCACTGGCCCTGCTGCTCGCCGAAACCGCGACCCAGATGCCGGTGCTGGCGCTCCTGCTGCTCGAACCGGTCCGATCGCGGCTTGCCTCGAGCGGCGACGTTGCACGCGTGCACGGCATTCCGCTGTCTACCCGGATCGAGCGGATCTACCTGCCGCCGCTGCTCCGGCCCCTGGCGTGGGCGTGGGCGCTCGCCTTCTGCCGGCTGTTTTTCGAACTTCCCCTCGCGCAGATGTTGGCGCCGGCCGGTGCCGAGCCGGTCGCCGTCGTGCTGGTGCAGATGCAGCAGGGTCTGCATTTCGGCAGCGAGGCACGGCTGGCGTTGATCGGCATGCTGAGCTGCGGCGTGCTCGTGGGCCTAGTCCTGCTTCTTGCGGAGCGAAGCCGATGA